The window CCCGGCGGACCGCGGTTGCACAGTTCGAGCCGGACTGATACGGGCGTTCATGCGCTCGGCATGGTGGCGCATGTGGAGATTGGAAAGGCCGGATTCAAAATGCCCGTCCGCAAACTGGCCCTCGCGTTGAACGCGTGGTTGCCTGAAGACGTCCGTGTCGTGTCGGCGACCCGCTGCCGGCCGGATTTTCACGCGCGGTTCGACGCGACAGGCAAGCAGTATCGCTACTTTGTGTGGAACCACGCGGCGATGAATCCGTTGTTGCGCCATCGGGCATGGCACGTGCCGAAGCCGCTCGATCTGGCGGCAATGCGCGCGGCGGCGAGGCTGGTTCCCGGACGGCACGACTTCAAATCGTTCGCGGCCAATCGGAATTATGAAATGGAGTCCACGGTGCGCACATTGACACGTTGCGACATCAAGAGGGGCGGTCGGCTGTTGACCTTCATCATCGAAGGAGACGGGTTCCTCTACAAGATGTGCCGTGGCATCGTTGGCACGCTGGTGCAGGTGGGGCAGGGGAAGTTCGCGGTTTCGGAGATCAAGAAGATGGTTGACAGCAGGGATCGCCGCGCCGCCGGCATGACCGCGCCGGCGCATGGGTTGGTCCTTTGGAGGGTCTATTACCCAATGCGGAGACATCGAGGGCGCGGGAAGAAGCGAATGGGAAGTTCCGGTTCTCGCCTTCGCGCCCCGGCGGTTCGATCATGAACGTTGTTTTGGTCGAACCGGAAATTCCGCCGAACACGGGCAACGTGGCGCGGTTGTGCGCCGCCACGCATACCACGCTCCATCTGATCGAGCCATTCGGATTCAAGCTCGATGACAAACAACTGAAACGCGCTGGAATGGATTACTGGCAGCACGTGGAGTGGCATCGGTGGCCGAACTGGGCTGCGTTTCGAAATCAACTTCCGTCCGGCGCGCGGCTTTGGTTGATCGAATCGGGCGGGCCGACGCTTTACACTCAAGCCCGTTTTGCGCCGGATGATTACCTGGTGTTCGGGCGGGAAACCGCGGGGCTGCCGAAAAAGCTGCTGGAAGAAAAGCGCGATAGCTGGCTGCGCATCCCGATGTTCAATCCGGAATCGCGCTCTCTGAATCTTTCGAATTGCGCTGCGCTGGTGTTGTTCGAGGCTCTGCGACAGCAGGGGTTTCAGGGCGGAAAATGATCCGCAATCGCAGGAACCCATTCACAGCGCGGTTTCAGCCTCCTTGATGAGCGCAATGATTTTTTCCGGTTTGTCGACGGAGCTCAGGCTCTGTCGCAGTTTGGGATCACGAATGAGCCGGCTGATGCGGGCGAGAATCCCGAGGTGTTGCGCCACGGTGGTCGTGACCAGCAGAAAGAAAAGATGGGCGGGCCTGGCGTCGATCGCGCCGAACGCGATCCCCTGGTCGTGCCGGCCAAAGACGACCACTGGTTTTGCCACGAGGCCGACCAGCGCATTGCGCGCATGGGGCAGGGCCACGCCGTCGCCAATGCCGGTGCTGTGGAGTTGCTCCCGCTCCTGCAGGGCACGGAGGAGGGTTTGCCTGTCTTGTGGGCGGTCCGCGATCTCCGGAATCTTAGCGACAAGCTCGGCGAGCACGTCGTCGCGTTGGCGACCGCGCAAACGCAATTCGACCGTGGTGGGGGAGATCAAATCGCCCAGGAGAAGCCGCTTTTGCCCGGACCCTGCCATAAGTCGGCATCGTAGAACCGGTCTTGCCGCGATGAGAAGAA of the Candidatus Angelobacter sp. genome contains:
- the truA gene encoding tRNA pseudouridine(38-40) synthase TruA, producing the protein MSDILKFKLVIAYDGTNYEGWQVQKTGVGVQQRVEEALAKLFPGGPRLHSSSRTDTGVHALGMVAHVEIGKAGFKMPVRKLALALNAWLPEDVRVVSATRCRPDFHARFDATGKQYRYFVWNHAAMNPLLRHRAWHVPKPLDLAAMRAAARLVPGRHDFKSFAANRNYEMESTVRTLTRCDIKRGGRLLTFIIEGDGFLYKMCRGIVGTLVQVGQGKFAVSEIKKMVDSRDRRAAGMTAPAHGLVLWRVYYPMRRHRGRGKKRMGSSGSRLRAPAVRS
- a CDS encoding PTS sugar transporter subunit IIA yields the protein MAGSGQKRLLLGDLISPTTVELRLRGRQRDDVLAELVAKIPEIADRPQDRQTLLRALQEREQLHSTGIGDGVALPHARNALVGLVAKPVVVFGRHDQGIAFGAIDARPAHLFFLLVTTTVAQHLGILARISRLIRDPKLRQSLSSVDKPEKIIALIKEAETAL
- a CDS encoding tRNA (cytidine(34)-2'-O)-methyltransferase gives rise to the protein MNVVLVEPEIPPNTGNVARLCAATHTTLHLIEPFGFKLDDKQLKRAGMDYWQHVEWHRWPNWAAFRNQLPSGARLWLIESGGPTLYTQARFAPDDYLVFGRETAGLPKKLLEEKRDSWLRIPMFNPESRSLNLSNCAALVLFEALRQQGFQGGK